TTATTGAATCTACCATTTTTAGGCCAAATATGAAGTTCTTCAACCATAAAGCTTGTGATGTAGTCTCATAGCAAGCAATGAATTCTGCTTCCATTGTGGATGATGCAACAATTGTTTGTTTTATACTTCTCCAAGATGCTGCTCCTCCAGCAAGAAGGAAAATGTAACCCGAAGTAGATTTGCTTGAGTCCACACATCCAGCAAAATCCGAATCAAAATATCCAACTACCTCTAAATAGTCAGACTGTTTGTATGTAAGTCTGTAGTCCTTGGTCCCTTGAAGATATCTCAAAACTCTTTTGGCAGATTTCCAGTGATCCTTTTCAGGATTACTTTGATACCTACCTAGCATTCCAACTATGAAAGCAATATCAGGTCTGGTGCAGACCTGAGCATACATAAGGCTTCCAACAAGCGAAGCATACAGAATTCTATCCATCTCTTTTCGTTCCAACTCATTCTTAGGACATTGATCCAAACTGAATTTTTCTCCTTTGACAATGGGAGCTGCAATGGAAGAGCAGTGCTTCATTCCAAATCTTTCCAAAACCTTTTCAATATAGGCCTTTTGAGACAGACTAAGAATTTTTCTTGTTCTATCTCTATGAATCTCTATGCCAATGACATAAAAGGTTTCACCCATATCCTTCATTTCAAAGTTttgtgcaagaaacattttagtTTCATGCAGCAAACCCATGTCATTACTTGCAAGAaaaatatcatctacatataagGCTAAAAAGATATATTACTCCCATTTATCTTAAGGTATATGTATTGGTCAACGATATTCTCTACAAAACCAAATGAAGAGACAACGTTGTGAAACTTAATATACCATTAACGGGAAGCCTGTTTTAGTCCATATATAGATTTCTTTAACTTATAAACAAGTTGGTCGTTGTCATTATTGACAAAACCCTCAGGTTGACACATGTATACCTCTTCTTCAAGATCCCCATTAAGGAATGCCATTTTCACATCCATTTGATGTAGCTCCAAATCAAAGTGGGCTACTATTGCCATGATAACACGCAATGAATCCTTCTTTGAAACAGGAGAGAAGGTTTCATGGTAGTCAAGGCCTTTCTTTTGAGTAAAACCTTTGGCTACAAGTCTAGCTTTATATCGTTCGATATTACCCATTAATGTGTGCACGGATCTTAGCCCACGTAATGActcagtccgagttccattgggcccagtcacacgtgcacgggtcaagcttttcaaagaatccctccaagcccttgttcgaattgtccaagaccaacatggagtccatggagATATTGAAGGTTTGGAAGGAGGCAACCAAGTAatctacaccttgatccaagcccatgaagaatcaagtgggcctccacgtgagtcggccgagtagggccttagcctttaatgcttatcagattgggttagttgcttagtagaagcatgggccgaccCATcctggagtcaagatggccgactgctccattagggtttttcgtagggtttttcttgttacctttagcctataaaagggctagctttgtaaggtttaaggaaCAAGTTGGATGAATAAAGTTCTTAgtaatttcaatttcttcttaagagggaattcgagcctttaacttgctttggcaagggttattgagtaatcttgcgtcttgtccatgATTGTTCGTCCGACCTATCCCTTGGGGTaatcaccttcattggagtcatcgttctaccgctttaaaccaactcgtgtcgtccgtgttgatttaaggtcccgcaaaccaagcgtaggacaacctcgctagatccttgggcaaacgtgctacgtgtcttgaaacaagttgatcgaggaacgtatcagttggcttcagagctttggttgagatATCTTCCATTATATCCGTCGTTttgtcttattttgttttagttaTCCTTGTTTCCGCTGCCTcatcttacaaaaaaaataataataataaaattctgtCCGTGTGTTTCCTTGTGTTGCAAATCTGTCAAATGTTTGATACTTCGTTGTTGTGTCCAATTTCTGGTCATAAGTTGTGCCCAATCTGACCTTGATTTGTGCCATAGCTTGGTGACAAAATTCTGTCCAAGTGGTGCTACAAATCTGGCCGAAACTTACCTAGTGTTGTTGAGTCGTGAATTTGTTCgtcatacaactccaattctgTCCAAGTCGCGCACTATTGTTATTGGCTCGAGTCTGATCGAGTTTTGTACCCGTTGTTGCACCAATTCTGCCAAGCCGAAGccacaagagaagaaaaaaaatgagagagagGCAATGGCTAGGGTTTACCAaagtgcggctagggtttctccttgttgtcaaatctgtccaaatctatATGGTGTTATCCAAgttgttttttaaattttctaaactgatttgggtTTTAAACTTGTTGGTGTTGCGAACCTTGAAGGAAATCTACAAGAATTTTAGGGTTCTTGAGGttcttgaaactaatcttgGAACCCTTGAAACTCTTGAAAGTTTCTTGGAGAATTCTTACAAGAACTTGCGGGGTTGAACGTTTCTTgtgtgggaaaaaaaaaagaaagaaggggcTGACCGAATCTGGTTTGGCCAATTGGCCAAGTGCTTGGATTGTccttaagtcaaaaaaaaaaaagagaggaacaaAACAGAAACGCAAGTTGGAGTTCTTGAAACTTGCGTGGGGAATCTTGGAAGCTTGTACGAGTGCATTGAGGACCGTgttaattctggaatttaacTTCCAGTTCGGCCAAGTTGTTGTGTTAGTCGTTTGATAAGCCAaatacagaaaaaagaaaaaagagagagaaaaaaaaggaggagtCGGGTAGAGCAACAATAGAAGGAAGGTCGAAGTTTTATTGCTAGCCGGATTCTTTCTTGAATTGTTAtccccaaaaaaatagaaaattacaaCTAGAAGAAGCACTCAAAAATTCtgaccaacctcttcttgaaattcttgatcaccttgagccttgatcacttgtaccACCCTTTGCGattcttgaggttcttgatcaTCTTGAGCCTTGAAAACTTGCGCCTCTCTTCGAATAAAGAGTTTCTTGTAcgctcttgcatccatacgaggCTTTCTTGGCTTAGGAATAAACTTCTTGGAGGAatcttgagcaacccgtggAGATGTAGTTTGTGTGAGGTCGCTTGAATCTTCTTGCAATGAAGCCATAATcaaaatctgtcttggttgCCTTGGTTGTTGCGCAAGAAATGAGGCCGAATCTGGTTTGTGTTGGGGGTAGAGTGTACGGCTGTGAGATGAGGGTTTTGTAGGGAATTAGCCGACTTTGGGGAAGGGTTTAAGAAGAaagattctggaaattttcggtCAACAAGAGGAGAGGGCCGAATCTATTTGGAGAAGGGTTTGGAAGTTGCTCAAGAGAGGTCTTCAAGGGGTTTCCAACtctaacttgttttccaaattaatTTAGGGAACTAAGTAAAATACTTGGATAACTTTTGGACACTTCCCTATTTTCTCTCCTTACTTTAAGGAACCACTTCTACTTTCACTCCTATGTTTTAGGAACCACTCCTACATATTAGGAAACCTAGGGTATTCTTTCTTAACATTATTTCCTAGTCTGTCCACCACCAATAACCTTCCAAATTTCATCCTTTCCATCTCAAAATCTCAACCAATTGTGTCCGGCATTCTTGAATACTCTTGAGGGTAAGTTGGAGACAAATCGTTGGACTTGAGCGATATTTCTCAATTACCTACCCCAACAGGTAAAGGCGTTGGTAAGCCCATTAAGAGTGCTAACAAGTGACACACACGAGAGTGcgtgatacactaagggagtgcaGTGAGGATAtacttgcattttttttgtcttgttactaacctttgtAGGGCATCAAGAGAGACATGGAGCAACATCAAGCAACCACcaactactcattgatgttcaccgcaaTGAAGAATGAGTTTAGGCGaatcagtgagcaacaaatggaggagttgcaCACCCGTTTTGACGAGTTATCCAAGAGTCTCACACGAGCCTCTCGTTCAAGATCCCACAAccggagtaaccatggcaccaaagaggCGAACAGTGAAGACTACTCCACTAGTGAGGATGAGGACCGAACCGAGAAGCCTAGAAGGGGCACGTCAAAGAACGAGCTAAAGGGGCTTAAAATCCAAGTGCCCGCGTTCAAGGGCaagagtgaccctgaggcttacttggagtgggaaggccgcatcgaaatGATCTTCGACTGCTACAattatagcgaggaacaaaaggtcaaagttgccaccgttgagttcaccgactacgccctagtttggtgggaccaagtgaggacccaTAGGAGGAGAATGGGAGAACCGCGAGTCCGAACTTGGCGAGAGCTTAAGGCATTGATGCGTAAGAGATTCGTTCCAAGCTACTACAACCGAGATCTCCACTCCAAActgcaaaccctcactcaaggcaacatgagtgtggaggactattacaaggagatcgagatggccatgatgagagCGAatcttcaagaagatagtgaagaTGGGCAATGATGGCTAGGTTTCTTCGGGGTCTCAACCCAGACCtccaagaagccttggagctccaacactTTGTGGACATGCAAGACCTTCTTGAACTcgctatcaaggccgagaggggaaagAAACTAAGGCGAGGAGCCCGTACCTTCCAGTCTTCCAGCTCGacctcatggaagggcaaccaaccacggagGGCGACCCACGAAGCTGGGTATTCAGCCACACCAACTTCTTCGAGCCAAACTCAAGGTAATGCTCCTAACCGAAATCCCTCTTCCACCCCTAATAAAGTTGCTGATACATCCAGGTCTACTTCTAAGGCACCACATAAGACTCCTAAGattaggagtagggacatcaaatgctttaagtatcaaggg
The DNA window shown above is from Coffea arabica cultivar ET-39 chromosome 5e, Coffea Arabica ET-39 HiFi, whole genome shotgun sequence and carries:
- the LOC140006938 gene encoding secreted RxLR effector protein 161-like translates to MGLLHETKMFLAQNFEMKDMGETFYVIGIEIHRDRTRKILSLSQKAYIEKVLERFGMKHCSSIAAPIVKGEKFSLDQCPKNELERKEMDRILYASLVGSLMYAQVCTRPDIAFIVGMLGRYQSNPEKDHWKSAKRVLRYLQGTKDYRLTYKQSDYLEVVGYFDSDFAGCVDSSKSTSGYIFLLAGGAASWRSIKQTIVASSTMEAEFIACYETTSQALWLKNFIFGLKMVDSISRPLKIFCDNSTAVLFAKNNKSGS